One window from the genome of Glycine soja cultivar W05 chromosome 12, ASM419377v2, whole genome shotgun sequence encodes:
- the LOC114380307 gene encoding ABC transporter G family member 28-like has product MQAGLCFLLIIIYNCSDQVLATREKRQAKSRERAAQSVRESQAREKWKSAKDVAKKHAVGLQSQLSRTFSRKTSKKPDLKGAALPPVGTSKGKKKDKNNLSKIINDIEENPDSSEGFNVQIGDKNVKKQAPRGKQLHTQSQIFKYAYGQIEKEKALAEQNKNLTFSGVISMANDIEIRKRPTIEVAFKDLTLTLKGKNKHLLRCVTGKLHPGRVSAVMGPSGAGKTTFLSALTGKATGCHTTGQVLVNGKESSIRSYKKIIGFVPQDDIVHGNLTVEENLWFSARCRLSADLPKEEKVLVVERVIESLGLQAIRDSLVGTVEKRGISGGQRKRVNVGLEMVMEPSLLILDEPTSGLDSSSSQLLLRALRREALEGVNICMVLHQPSYTLFKMFDDFILLAKGGLTVYHGPVNKVEEYFSSMGINVPDRVNPPDYFIDILEGIVKLSPSLGVNYKQLPVRWMLHNGYPVPMDMLATMEGMAAPSGEGSSHGAATATQNNEAPSFAGELWQDVKCNVEMKKDILHLNFLSSNDLSNRITPGVFNQYKYFLGRVGKQRLREARTQAVDFLILLLAGLCLGTLAKVSDESFGATGYTYTVIAVSLLSKIAALRSFSLDKLHYWRESSSGMSSLAYFLSKDTVDHFSTIIKPLVYLSMFYFFNNPRSSVTDNYMVLLCLVYCVTGIAYVLAIFLQPGPAQLWSVLLPVVLTLVATYSSEKDSKYIKFLSDLCYTKWALEAFVISNAKRYTGVWLLSRCGALYTNGYDLKHWYQCLGLLIVTGIISRMLAFFCMITFQKK; this is encoded by the exons ATGCAGGCTGGCTTGTGTTTTTTGCTTATTATCATATACAATTGTTCTGACCAAGTTCTTGCAACTCGAGAAAAAAGACAAGCAAAATCAAGAGAAAGGGCTGCACAAAGTGTGCGAGAATCACAAGCACGTGAAAAATGGAAATCTGCAAAAGACGTGGCTAAAAAACATGCAGTAGGACTACAGTCACAATTGTCACGTACATTTTCTCGCAAAACTTCAAAGAAGCCAGATTTGAAAGGTGCTGCTTTACCACCTGTTGGTacatcaaaaggaaagaaaaaggacaaaaataatctctcaaaaataataaatgacatTGAGGAAAATCCTGATAGTTCAGAAGGGTTTAATGTTCAGATAGGAGATAAAAATGTCAAGAAACAAGCACCAAGGGGTAAGCAATTGCACACTCAAAGTCAAATTTTCAAGTATGCATATGGTCAGATTGAAAAAGAGAAGGCTTTAgcagaacaaaacaaaaacttaaccTTTTCTGGAGTAATTTCAATGGCTAATGACATTGAGATAAGGAAGAGACCTACCATTGAGGTTGCTTTCAAAGACTTAACCCTCACTttgaaagggaaaaacaaacatttattGAGATGTGTGACTGGTAAATTACATCCTGGTAGAGTTTCAGCAGTCATGGGGCCATCTGGGGCTGGCAAGACAACATTTCTTTCAGCTTTAACTGGAAAAGCAACTGGGTGCCACACAACTGGGCAAGTTCTTGTAAATGGTAAAGAATCTTCTATCAGGTCATACAAGAAAATCATTGGGTTTGTGCCACAAGATGATATTGTGCATGGCAATTTGACAGTGGAGGAAAATCTATGGTTTAGTGCTAGATGCAG ACTCTCTGCTGATCTaccaaaagaagagaaggtgttAGTGGTTGAAAGAGTCATTGAGTCATTAGGTCTACAAGCAATAAGAGATTCTTTAGTTGGGACAGTGGAGAAACGAGGAATCTCGGGAGGTCAAAGGAAAAGAGTAAATGTTGGATTGGAAATGGTTATGGAACCTTCCCTTTTAATTTTGGACGAACCCACTTCTGGATTGGATAGTTCATCTTCTCAATTACTACTTAGAGCACTTAGACGTGAAGCTCTTGAGGGAGTAAACATATGTATGGTCCTTCACCAACCAAG TTACACCTTGTTCAAGATGTTTGAcgattttatactacttgcaaaGGGAGGTCTTACAGTGTATCATGGACCAGTGAACAAAGTAGAAGAGTATTTTTCAAGCATGGGCATTAATGTCCCTGACCGTGTTAACCCTCCAGATTACTTCATTGACATTTTAGAAGGAATAGTAAAATTAAGCCCGAGCTTAGGAGTGAACTATAAACAACTACCTGTTAGATGGATGCTTCATAATGGGTACCCTGTGCCCATGGATATGCTAGCAACTATGGAAGGAATGGCCGCGCCAAGTGGTGAAGGTTCATCACATGGAGCAGCAACTGCTACACAAAACAATGAGGCACCTTCTTTTGCTGGAGAACTTTGGCAGGATGTGAAGTGCAATGTTGAGATGAAAAAGGATATCCTTCACCTTAACTTCTTAAGCTCAAATGATTTGTCTAATCGAATAACACCAGGAGTGTTCAACCAATACAAATACTTTCTTGGAAG AGTTGGTAAGCAGCGACTAAGAGAAGCTAGAACACAGGCTGTGGATTTTTTGATTTTGCTATTAGCTGGCCTTTGCTTAGGAACACTTGCTAAAGTGAGTGATGAATCATTTGGAGCAACTGGTTACACATACACTGTAATAGCAGTAT CTCTCCTTTCTAAAATTGCGGCTTTAAGATCATTCTCATTGGATAAGTTGCACTACTGGCGAGAAAGTTCTTCAGGCATGAGTAGTTTGGCTTACTTTCTATCAAAGGATACCGTCGACCATTTTAGCACAATTATCAAGCCACTAGTTTACCTTTCAATGTTTTATTTCTTCAACAATCCAAGATCTTCAGTCACAGATAACTACATGGTTCTGTTGTGTTTAGTCTATTGTGTCACTGGCATAGCTTATGTGTTAGCAATCTTTCTTCAACCAGGTCCAGCCCAATTG TGGTCAGTGTTACTTCCAGTAGTTTTGACTTTGGTAGCAACCTATAGCAGTGAAAAAGATagcaaatatataaaatttctatCTGACTTGTGCTACACCAAGTGGGCTCTTGAAGCATTTGTAATATCAAATGCTAAAAG ATACACTGGAGTTTGGTTATTAAGTCGATGTGGTGCACTCTATACTAATGGCTATGATCTTAAACATTGGTACCAATGTTTAGGCCTTCTTATCGTAACGGGAATCATTAGTCGCATGCTTGCATTTTTCTGTATGATAACCTTCCAGAAGAAATAG